From the genome of Prochlorococcus marinus XMU1419, one region includes:
- a CDS encoding TolC family protein, producing MKFFIFIKLIILSCFFINVRSEQKPTLIKPNAINGNPYLSKSKELEEISFENLRDILVRNNQEYSAALQRLNQATYDLKATLKLRYPTIDLQSNGLPSYLVGDEYRNPEFNSSTDFETNQLEASLSTVIKWDIIDPERKPEIAIKRLNVDKAKNALKTIIEDLTLRAQSQYYQLQTVRAKINTSKIMVNSSKKSLEATIAKNKALLAPRLEVFEAETQLLRDKVLLNNFYRDEAESIRKLSNTLGLSDNFLAITNDQISIKGLWNNSLENTKKNAILYNQKLKELNLEIRLADKRIKKSNALIKPKFSIINTLSGSYKLGQEEVSPPIQNNDYRKNMNNTIALTSEWRIFDAGRSKELKQKNISRKKEFKAKYNKENNRIKERLENSFTQLVSAKKNILNSYIQVIKQKEILDISDKRFKAGVTNQREIINNQRDLLFARNSFIDAVSFYNNNLFSLKRLSGDLEITPCSNNIDQLRDVSNLDIVSDIQYDPCDIDFQEFNKFEMSSINYEENKLEESEAKAEVEEELEEVKAEVEEELEEAKAEVEEELEEAKAEVEEELEEVKAEVEEELEEVKAEDEAEFKKDNQDLNIYSEEQIKQITSGINCKNFIIEQNKIYCWDGKKFNLYKK from the coding sequence ATGAAATTTTTTATTTTTATAAAATTAATAATATTAAGTTGTTTTTTTATTAATGTTAGGTCAGAACAAAAACCTACACTAATTAAACCGAATGCTATAAATGGAAATCCATATTTGTCTAAATCTAAGGAATTAGAGGAAATTAGCTTCGAAAATTTAAGAGATATATTAGTTAGAAATAATCAAGAATATTCAGCTGCACTTCAGAGGTTAAATCAAGCAACATATGACTTGAAGGCAACTTTAAAACTAAGATATCCAACAATTGATCTTCAGTCTAATGGATTACCATCCTATTTAGTAGGAGATGAATATAGGAATCCTGAATTTAATTCATCAACTGATTTTGAAACTAATCAACTAGAAGCATCACTCTCAACTGTAATAAAATGGGACATAATTGATCCAGAAAGGAAGCCTGAAATTGCCATTAAAAGATTGAATGTAGATAAAGCTAAAAATGCTTTAAAAACAATAATTGAGGACTTAACTTTAAGAGCTCAAAGTCAATATTATCAACTTCAAACTGTAAGGGCAAAAATTAATACATCTAAAATAATGGTTAATTCTTCTAAAAAAAGCCTTGAGGCAACTATCGCAAAAAATAAAGCCTTGTTAGCTCCTCGTTTAGAAGTTTTTGAAGCAGAAACCCAATTATTGAGAGATAAAGTTTTGCTTAATAATTTTTATAGAGATGAAGCTGAATCAATTAGAAAACTCTCCAATACGCTTGGTCTAAGTGATAATTTTTTAGCAATTACTAATGATCAAATCAGTATTAAAGGTCTTTGGAATAACTCATTAGAAAATACTAAAAAAAATGCAATTCTTTATAATCAAAAACTTAAGGAACTTAATTTGGAAATAAGGTTAGCTGATAAGCGAATTAAGAAATCTAATGCCCTCATTAAACCGAAATTTAGCATCATCAATACTCTCTCTGGTTCTTATAAGTTAGGACAAGAAGAAGTATCTCCACCAATACAGAATAATGACTACAGGAAAAATATGAATAATACTATAGCCTTAACTTCAGAATGGAGAATATTTGATGCAGGGAGATCCAAAGAATTAAAACAAAAGAACATTAGTAGAAAAAAGGAATTTAAGGCAAAATATAATAAAGAGAATAATAGGATAAAAGAACGTTTAGAAAACTCATTCACTCAATTAGTTTCTGCAAAAAAAAATATCTTAAATTCTTATATTCAAGTAATCAAACAAAAAGAAATATTAGATATATCTGATAAAAGATTTAAAGCAGGAGTTACTAATCAAAGAGAAATTATTAATAATCAAAGGGATCTTCTTTTTGCAAGAAACTCTTTTATAGATGCGGTATCTTTTTATAATAATAATCTTTTTTCTCTTAAAAGATTATCTGGAGATTTAGAAATAACTCCATGTAGTAATAATATTGATCAATTAAGAGACGTATCTAATTTAGACATAGTTTCAGATATCCAATATGATCCATGTGATATTGACTTTCAAGAGTTTAATAAATTTGAAATGAGTTCGATTAATTATGAAGAGAACAAATTAGAAGAGTCTGAAGCTAAAGCAGAAGTTGAAGAAGAATTAGAAGAAGTTAAAGCAGAAGTTGAAGAAGAATTAGAAGAAGCTAAAGCAGAAGTTGAAGAAGAATTAGAAGAAGCTAAAGCAGAAGTTGAAGAAGAATTAGAAGAAGTTAAAGCAGAAGTTGAAGAAGAATTAGAAGAAGTTAAAGCTGAAGATGAAGCTGAATTCAAAAAAGATAATCAAGATTTGAATATATATTCTGAAGAGCAAATCAAGCAAATAACATCTGGTATTAATTGCAAAAATTTTATTATTGAACAAAATAAAATTTATTGTTGGGATGGTAAGAAATTTAATCTCTACAAAAAATAA
- the ychF gene encoding redox-regulated ATPase YchF, with protein MLKAGIIGLPNVGKSTLFNALVENAKAQAANFPFCTIEPNKGIVSVPDQRLQELGNLSSSQNIIPTKIEFVDIAGLVKGASKGEGLGNKFLSNIREVDAIVHVVRCFEDSDVIHVSGKVDPLDDIEIINLELNLADLSQLHKRRERIKKQVRTSKEAAKEDILLEKIEEELEKGLSVRSISLSEEENLIIKQLGFLTAKPIIYATNLNENDLAEGNHFSSKVQSFASSENTECIKISAQVESELIELEIEDKKDYLMGLGVEEGGLSSLIRSTYKLLGLKTYFTTGEKETKAWTIKDGMTAPQAAGVIHTDFEKGFIRAQTISYQNLIDSGSIANAKTKGLLRSEGKEYIVNEGDVMEFLFNV; from the coding sequence ATGTTAAAAGCAGGTATTATTGGATTACCAAATGTTGGAAAATCAACTCTATTTAATGCACTTGTAGAAAATGCTAAGGCCCAAGCGGCTAATTTTCCTTTTTGCACTATAGAACCTAATAAGGGCATAGTTTCAGTTCCAGATCAAAGGTTGCAAGAATTAGGTAATTTAAGTTCTAGCCAAAATATTATCCCTACAAAAATTGAATTTGTAGATATCGCAGGACTAGTAAAGGGAGCTAGTAAAGGCGAAGGTTTGGGAAATAAATTTTTATCAAATATTAGGGAGGTTGATGCAATAGTTCATGTTGTAAGGTGCTTTGAAGATAGTGATGTAATTCATGTCTCTGGAAAGGTAGATCCCTTGGATGACATTGAGATAATTAATCTGGAATTGAATTTAGCTGATTTATCTCAACTCCATAAAAGAAGAGAAAGAATTAAAAAACAGGTTAGAACTAGTAAAGAGGCAGCAAAAGAAGATATCTTACTAGAAAAAATTGAAGAAGAGCTAGAGAAAGGCCTTTCAGTTAGATCAATATCTCTTAGCGAAGAAGAAAATTTAATAATTAAGCAATTAGGCTTCCTTACTGCAAAACCTATTATTTACGCAACAAATTTAAATGAAAATGATTTAGCTGAAGGTAATCATTTCTCATCCAAAGTTCAGAGTTTTGCAAGTAGTGAAAATACAGAATGTATAAAAATATCTGCTCAAGTTGAATCAGAATTAATAGAGTTGGAAATCGAAGATAAAAAAGACTACCTTATGGGTTTAGGAGTTGAGGAGGGAGGATTAAGTTCTTTAATTAGATCAACATATAAATTATTGGGATTAAAAACTTATTTCACTACTGGAGAAAAGGAGACGAAGGCTTGGACGATTAAAGATGGGATGACTGCTCCACAAGCGGCAGGCGTTATTCATACTGATTTTGAAAAAGGATTTATTAGGGCCCAAACTATTTCATATCAAAACTTAATTGATTCAGGTTCGATTGCAAATGCAAAAACAAAAGGGTTACTTAGAAGTGAAGGTAAAGAATATATAGTTAATGAAGGAGATGTTATGGAATTTTTATTTAATGTTTAA
- a CDS encoding efflux RND transporter periplasmic adaptor subunit yields MFDLIKKNINLRSGIILLSLAIFFVFITNSFKKNKSKDISDFVVQVEKGILSDSINTSGEVKAIRTSNIGPRKQGLIKEIKVDEGDLVKKDQVLASLDDEDFIYKIEELELNVAKQKSEFLRREYLYQEGAVSKEDYESYKNKYNISSAKLNDAKAEKSFYLIKAPYGGKITAKYAEIGSYVTPSTNLSSDSKTKNFIFELSQGLEIVAKVPESDIGRIKIGQEASVRIEAYPSKKYSAIVKKIATRAVKDNNVISFEVTLNFKDISEEIKIGMTADLEFRVEDNEEKILVPTVSIVTEKGEKGILKVDKNNSPKFEKIEIGISSGNKTSVINGLQPGEQIFIDIPPWAKKRK; encoded by the coding sequence ATGTTTGATTTAATAAAAAAAAATATAAATCTAAGAAGTGGAATTATATTGCTTTCCCTAGCTATATTTTTCGTTTTTATAACCAATTCCTTCAAGAAAAATAAGTCAAAAGATATTTCTGATTTTGTAGTTCAAGTGGAAAAAGGAATCCTTTCAGATTCAATAAATACTAGTGGTGAAGTAAAAGCAATAAGGACAAGCAATATTGGGCCTCGGAAGCAAGGTCTAATAAAAGAAATCAAAGTAGATGAGGGCGATCTTGTAAAAAAAGATCAGGTTCTAGCTTCTCTTGATGATGAAGACTTTATCTATAAAATTGAAGAACTTGAATTAAATGTAGCAAAACAAAAATCTGAATTTTTAAGAAGGGAATATTTATATCAAGAAGGTGCGGTAAGTAAAGAAGACTATGAAAGTTATAAAAATAAATACAACATTAGTAGTGCCAAACTTAATGATGCAAAAGCTGAAAAAAGTTTCTATCTAATTAAAGCTCCTTATGGAGGAAAGATAACTGCAAAATATGCGGAGATAGGGTCTTATGTCACACCAAGTACAAACTTAAGTTCAGACTCTAAAACCAAAAACTTTATTTTTGAACTATCTCAGGGTCTTGAAATTGTTGCCAAAGTTCCTGAGAGTGACATTGGCAGAATAAAAATAGGTCAAGAAGCTTCTGTAAGAATTGAGGCTTATCCGTCAAAAAAATATAGTGCCATAGTTAAAAAAATAGCTACAAGAGCTGTAAAAGATAATAATGTAATCTCATTTGAAGTAACTCTAAATTTTAAAGATATTTCTGAAGAAATTAAAATTGGAATGACTGCTGATCTTGAATTTAGAGTTGAGGATAATGAAGAAAAAATCCTTGTACCAACAGTTTCTATTGTCACTGAAAAAGGTGAAAAAGGAATTTTGAAAGTCGATAAAAACAATTCTCCCAAATTTGAAAAAATTGAAATTGGTATTAGTAGTGGAAACAAAACTTCAGTTATTAATGGATTGCAACCAGGAGAGCAAATATTTATTGATATTCCACCTTGGGCAAAGAAGAGAAAATGA
- the polA gene encoding DNA polymerase I: MSLKSENSKKPILLLVDGHSLAFRSFYAFSKGIDGGLTTKEGFPTSVTYGFLKSLLDNCKNISPEGVCITFDTEKPTFRHELDPNYKANRDVAPDVFFQDIEQLEIILGESLNLPIFKSPGYEADDILGTIANDASSKGWCVNILSGDRDLFQLVDDQKDIYVLYMGGGPYAKSGNPTLMNENGVKEKLGVAPERVVDLKALTGDSSDNIPGIKGVGPKTAINLLKENDTLDGIYKALDKIQQNNDKKYKGFIKGSVIEKLRNDKHNAFLSRDLAKINTEVPLILSDGYELKNINQELLSESLQKLELSTLLRQIDIFNSTFSKGGFDKNKVAKKEVKDPDASSKSELENSENEIPLIKVTVVNDFELIDKLIQRLEKTNEIVSLDTETNSLNPIDAELVGIGLCLGEETDDLFYIPLGHQTNKETPKQLSIEDVFSKLRTWIEDPKKEKALQNSKFDRQIFFNHGLDLKGVTFDTLLADYLLNNQEKHGLSEISFRLFGFKPPSFKETVGKNKDFSFVDIDEASIYCGYDVFLTFKVVKIFKERFSTEKNELIKLFEEIELPLEPVLSQMEMNGITIDIPYLEELSKELKSTLEDIESKVYELAEETFNLSSPKQLGEILFEKLNLDKKKSRKTKTGWSTDAVVLERLVDEHEIIQHLIKHRTLSKLLSTYIDALPNLINEKTGRVHTNFNQAATATGRLSSSNPNLQNIPVRTEFSRRIRKAFLPEKNWKLLSADYSQIELRILAHLADEEILINAFHKNDDIHSLTARLIFEKEEISSDERRVGKTINFGVIYGMGIKKFARSTGVSTPEAKEFLIKYKERYSKIFKFLELQERLALSKGYVKTIFGRKREFKFDKNGLGRLIGKDPYEIDLQSARRAGMEAQSLRAAANAPIQGSSADIIKIAMVQLNKKFIEMNVPAKMLLQVHDELLFEVEPDSLEITTKLVKKTMEDCVKLNVPLLVDIGIGDNWMETK; this comes from the coding sequence ATGAGTTTAAAATCTGAAAACTCTAAAAAACCAATTTTACTTTTAGTCGATGGTCATTCACTTGCTTTTAGAAGCTTCTATGCATTTAGCAAAGGGATAGATGGAGGTTTAACAACCAAAGAAGGATTCCCAACAAGTGTGACTTATGGATTTCTAAAAAGCCTTCTTGATAATTGCAAAAATATTAGTCCTGAGGGTGTTTGTATTACTTTTGATACCGAAAAACCTACTTTCAGACATGAATTAGATCCGAATTATAAGGCTAATAGAGATGTAGCACCAGATGTTTTTTTTCAGGATATTGAACAACTAGAAATCATTTTAGGGGAAAGCCTTAATTTACCAATTTTTAAATCTCCTGGTTACGAAGCAGATGATATTCTAGGCACAATTGCAAATGATGCTTCTTCTAAAGGATGGTGCGTGAATATACTTTCTGGGGATCGGGACTTATTTCAATTAGTAGATGATCAAAAAGATATTTATGTACTTTATATGGGTGGTGGTCCATATGCAAAAAGCGGTAATCCAACTCTTATGAATGAAAATGGAGTAAAAGAAAAATTAGGTGTTGCGCCAGAAAGAGTAGTTGATCTTAAAGCTCTAACTGGTGATAGTTCTGATAATATTCCTGGTATTAAGGGGGTAGGTCCAAAAACTGCAATTAATCTACTAAAAGAAAACGATACACTTGATGGGATTTATAAGGCTTTGGACAAGATTCAGCAGAACAATGATAAAAAATATAAAGGATTCATCAAAGGTTCGGTTATAGAAAAGCTCAGAAACGATAAGCATAATGCTTTTCTTTCAAGGGATTTAGCAAAAATAAATACTGAAGTGCCTTTGATATTAAGTGATGGTTATGAATTGAAAAATATAAATCAAGAACTTCTTTCTGAGTCACTGCAAAAACTTGAATTATCAACTCTACTTCGGCAAATTGATATTTTCAATTCAACTTTTAGTAAAGGTGGTTTTGACAAAAATAAAGTGGCTAAAAAGGAGGTGAAAGATCCAGATGCCTCTAGTAAAAGTGAATTAGAAAATAGTGAAAATGAAATCCCTTTAATCAAAGTAACTGTTGTAAATGATTTTGAATTAATTGATAAATTAATTCAAAGATTAGAAAAGACCAATGAGATAGTTTCTTTAGATACAGAGACAAATAGTTTAAATCCAATCGATGCGGAACTTGTTGGGATAGGACTATGTCTAGGAGAAGAAACTGATGATTTATTTTATATACCTCTTGGTCATCAAACAAACAAAGAGACCCCCAAACAATTATCGATTGAAGATGTTTTCTCAAAACTAAGAACTTGGATAGAAGATCCCAAAAAAGAAAAGGCACTCCAAAATTCTAAATTTGACAGGCAAATATTTTTTAATCACGGACTTGATCTTAAAGGCGTAACCTTTGACACCTTGTTAGCAGACTATCTTCTTAATAATCAGGAGAAGCATGGTTTAAGTGAAATTAGTTTTAGATTATTTGGATTTAAGCCTCCTTCATTTAAGGAAACAGTTGGAAAAAACAAAGACTTTTCATTTGTTGATATTGATGAAGCTAGTATTTACTGTGGTTATGATGTATTTCTAACTTTTAAGGTTGTCAAAATTTTTAAAGAAAGGTTTTCAACAGAAAAAAATGAATTAATCAAATTGTTCGAAGAAATCGAGCTGCCCTTAGAGCCGGTATTGTCTCAAATGGAGATGAATGGAATAACCATCGATATCCCTTATTTAGAAGAACTCTCAAAAGAATTAAAAAGTACCTTAGAAGATATTGAAAGTAAAGTTTATGAATTAGCAGAGGAGACTTTTAATCTTTCTTCACCAAAACAACTTGGTGAGATCTTGTTTGAAAAATTAAATTTGGATAAGAAAAAATCACGAAAAACAAAAACAGGATGGAGTACAGATGCAGTAGTTCTTGAAAGATTAGTCGACGAACATGAAATAATCCAACATTTAATAAAACACAGAACTCTTAGCAAATTACTTAGTACATATATTGATGCTCTTCCAAATCTTATAAACGAAAAGACAGGAAGAGTTCATACAAACTTTAATCAAGCTGCTACAGCGACTGGGAGACTAAGTAGTAGCAATCCTAATCTTCAAAATATCCCGGTAAGGACTGAATTTAGTAGGAGAATAAGAAAAGCATTCTTGCCTGAAAAAAATTGGAAACTTTTATCAGCTGATTATTCTCAAATCGAATTAAGAATACTTGCTCATTTAGCGGATGAAGAAATACTAATTAATGCGTTTCATAAAAATGATGACATTCATTCTTTGACTGCAAGATTAATTTTTGAGAAAGAAGAAATTTCATCCGACGAAAGGAGAGTTGGGAAAACAATAAATTTTGGAGTTATCTATGGTATGGGTATAAAAAAGTTTGCCCGTTCAACGGGAGTGAGTACTCCAGAGGCAAAAGAATTCCTTATAAAATACAAGGAAAGATATTCAAAAATTTTCAAATTTCTTGAACTCCAAGAAAGGCTTGCCTTATCAAAAGGTTATGTAAAAACAATTTTTGGTCGAAAAAGAGAATTTAAGTTTGATAAAAATGGACTTGGAAGATTAATAGGGAAAGATCCTTACGAAATTGACCTGCAATCTGCAAGAAGGGCTGGCATGGAAGCACAGTCATTAAGAGCCGCAGCTAATGCACCAATTCAGGGTTCAAGTGCAGACATTATTAAAATTGCAATGGTTCAACTAAATAAGAAATTCATAGAAATGAATGTTCCCGCAAAAATGCTTTTACAAGTACATGATGAATTATTGTTTGAAGTTGAACCAGATTCTTTAGAAATTACGACGAAATTAGTAAAGAAGACTATGGAAGATTGTGTAAAACTAAATGTGCCTCTTTTAGTTGATATTGGTATTGGAGACAATTGGATGGAGACAAAATAA
- the cysS gene encoding cysteine--tRNA ligase gives MIKLFNTLSSRVEVFKPIDDVVKIYCCGVTVYDLCHLGHARSYIAWDVLRRFLIYSDYKVKYVQNFTDIDDKILKRAKEESSSMKEVSEKNIIEFHKDMDSLGIMRPDSMPRATNHICNICSFIRILEVKGYAYSRDGDVYYSVFKNKNYGKLSNQKIQEQNINQQGRMANDENSKKLNPQDFALWKKAKDDEPFFDSPWGKGRPGWHIECSAMVKDELGDTIDIHLGGSDLIFPHHENEIAQSEAANGKKLANYWLHNGMVNVNGQKMSKSLKNFKTIRELIKSGISPMTLRYFVMTVNYRKPLDFTEEALRSASEAWKNINAALSFMDLTKGAFRSIDKNESIEEEYKEKIRFELSQKKLKFSEALGNDLNTAGAIAIIYDLAKPLKNFLNQFQRIEGFKIDLNEKFFLLENFKTLEKLTEVLGLKKEVLVKESEITEEEISSFINERLKAKKERNYAKADEIRNLLKEKGIELIDQSKEITTWIKV, from the coding sequence ATGATCAAACTTTTTAATACTTTAAGCAGTAGAGTTGAGGTTTTTAAGCCTATTGATGATGTAGTAAAAATTTATTGTTGTGGCGTAACTGTTTATGATTTATGTCATCTTGGTCATGCCAGAAGTTATATAGCTTGGGATGTATTGAGAAGATTTTTAATTTACAGTGATTACAAAGTGAAGTACGTCCAAAATTTTACAGATATTGATGACAAAATCTTAAAAAGAGCTAAAGAAGAAAGCAGTTCAATGAAGGAAGTATCTGAAAAAAATATTATTGAATTTCATAAAGATATGGATTCTTTAGGAATAATGCGTCCTGATAGTATGCCAAGAGCAACGAATCATATATGCAATATCTGCTCCTTCATAAGAATCCTGGAGGTCAAAGGTTATGCATATTCTAGGGATGGAGATGTTTATTATTCTGTTTTTAAAAATAAAAATTATGGAAAGCTAAGTAATCAAAAAATACAAGAACAAAATATCAATCAGCAAGGAAGAATGGCTAATGATGAAAATAGTAAAAAACTTAATCCGCAAGATTTTGCACTATGGAAAAAAGCCAAAGATGATGAACCGTTTTTTGATTCTCCATGGGGTAAAGGTAGGCCAGGATGGCATATTGAATGTTCGGCGATGGTTAAAGATGAATTAGGAGATACTATTGATATACATTTAGGTGGTTCTGATTTAATTTTTCCACATCATGAGAATGAAATCGCCCAATCAGAGGCAGCCAATGGCAAAAAGCTAGCGAACTATTGGTTACACAATGGGATGGTCAATGTAAATGGACAAAAGATGAGTAAATCACTTAAAAATTTTAAAACTATTAGAGAGCTAATTAAGTCAGGTATAAGCCCTATGACTTTGCGATATTTTGTTATGACTGTGAATTATAGAAAACCACTTGATTTTACAGAAGAAGCTTTAAGGAGTGCTTCAGAAGCTTGGAAAAACATTAATGCAGCCCTTTCCTTTATGGACCTTACAAAAGGTGCTTTTAGATCTATTGATAAAAACGAATCTATCGAAGAAGAATATAAAGAGAAAATAAGGTTTGAATTATCTCAAAAAAAGCTTAAATTTTCTGAAGCTCTGGGAAACGACCTTAATACCGCAGGTGCTATTGCAATTATTTACGATTTAGCAAAACCATTAAAAAACTTTTTAAACCAATTTCAAAGGATCGAAGGTTTTAAAATAGACCTAAACGAAAAGTTCTTTCTACTTGAGAATTTTAAAACTCTTGAAAAGTTAACTGAGGTACTTGGTCTTAAAAAAGAGGTTTTAGTAAAAGAAAGTGAAATAACAGAAGAAGAAATATCATCATTTATTAATGAAAGATTGAAAGCAAAAAAAGAAAGGAATTATGCAAAGGCCGATGAAATTAGGAATTTGTTAAAAGAAAAAGGTATTGAACTTATTGATCAATCAAAGGAAATAACAACGTGGATAAAGGTCTAA
- a CDS encoding 1-deoxy-D-xylulose-5-phosphate reductoisomerase, with protein MKYITVLGSTGSIGTQTLEITSEQPDKFKAVALSAGRNINLLTKQVKTHKPEVVAIEDENLIEDLKDNIKNLNLDSAPLVLGGKEGINAVAAWDKADTVVTGIVGCAGLIPTMSAINAGKNIALANKETLIAAGPIVIPALKKNNSRLLPADSEHSAIFQCLQGLPNYENADFSTGEIPKGLKAIHLTASGGAFRDWAVEDLKNVTVEDATSHPNWDMGKKITVDSATLMNKGLEVIEAHYLFGTSYENIEIVIHPQSIIHSMIEMEDSSVLAQLGWPDMKLPILYAMSWPERFKTNWKRLNLSEIGKLTFKEPDKFKYPCMGLAYAAGKSSGTMPAVLNAANEIAVEQFLKEKISFQEIPTFISKACESHMENLNLSPELEDILEVDNWARLFVKQEIKKGKKYVSIG; from the coding sequence TTGAAATACATTACTGTGCTCGGTTCTACTGGTTCAATAGGGACTCAAACCCTAGAAATAACTAGTGAGCAGCCTGATAAGTTTAAAGCCGTAGCTCTTTCGGCAGGAAGAAATATTAATTTATTAACTAAACAAGTGAAAACACATAAACCAGAAGTAGTTGCAATTGAGGACGAAAACCTTATAGAAGATTTAAAAGATAATATTAAAAACTTAAATTTGGATAGTGCTCCCTTGGTTTTAGGTGGAAAGGAGGGCATTAACGCAGTTGCAGCATGGGATAAAGCAGATACTGTAGTTACCGGGATAGTAGGCTGTGCAGGCTTAATCCCAACAATGTCAGCAATTAATGCGGGGAAAAATATTGCACTTGCTAATAAAGAAACTTTAATTGCGGCAGGGCCAATTGTTATTCCTGCATTAAAGAAAAATAATAGTAGGCTTTTACCTGCTGATTCAGAACACTCTGCTATCTTTCAATGTTTACAAGGATTACCTAATTATGAAAATGCAGATTTTTCAACAGGAGAGATCCCTAAGGGTTTAAAAGCTATACATTTAACAGCTTCTGGGGGTGCTTTCAGAGATTGGGCCGTTGAGGATTTAAAAAATGTCACAGTGGAAGATGCGACTTCACATCCTAATTGGGATATGGGAAAAAAAATAACTGTAGACTCTGCAACTCTTATGAATAAAGGATTAGAAGTTATAGAAGCTCATTATTTATTTGGGACCTCTTACGAAAATATAGAAATAGTTATCCACCCTCAAAGTATTATTCATTCAATGATTGAGATGGAAGATTCTTCAGTATTAGCTCAATTAGGTTGGCCAGATATGAAGCTACCTATTTTATATGCGATGAGTTGGCCTGAAAGATTTAAAACAAATTGGAAAAGATTAAACCTAAGTGAAATTGGAAAATTAACTTTTAAAGAGCCAGACAAGTTTAAATATCCATGCATGGGACTTGCCTATGCTGCAGGAAAATCTTCAGGGACTATGCCTGCAGTCTTAAATGCTGCTAATGAAATTGCTGTTGAACAATTCCTTAAAGAAAAAATTTCTTTTCAAGAAATTCCAACATTTATAAGTAAAGCTTGTGAATCACATATGGAGAATTTGAATTTGAGTCCCGAATTGGAGGATATTCTTGAAGTAGACAATTGGGCCAGACTTTTTGTTAAGCAAGAAATTAAAAAAGGGAAAAAATACGTAAGTATTGGATAA
- a CDS encoding (2Fe-2S) ferredoxin domain-containing protein — translation MNITKHLLLCATPTKQKCFKGNEGQKTWECLKKTLKKFENDPSTKNVHIMRSKADCLRICKNGPILLVWPDGIWYEKVSPEKISEIFTSHIINDKPIEKWIFKKTPFLNSPKYL, via the coding sequence GTGAATATTACAAAGCATCTTCTACTATGCGCAACACCCACAAAACAGAAATGCTTTAAAGGCAATGAAGGTCAAAAAACATGGGAATGTCTCAAAAAGACTTTAAAAAAATTTGAGAATGATCCCTCAACAAAAAACGTTCATATAATGAGATCAAAAGCTGACTGTTTAAGGATATGTAAAAACGGCCCAATTCTTCTTGTCTGGCCTGATGGTATTTGGTACGAGAAAGTTTCTCCAGAAAAAATTTCAGAAATTTTTACTTCACATATTATTAACGACAAACCAATAGAAAAATGGATTTTTAAAAAAACACCATTTTTAAATAGTCCTAAATACTTATAA